A stretch of Sinimarinibacterium sp. NLF-5-8 DNA encodes these proteins:
- the secE gene encoding preprotein translocase subunit SecE, whose amino-acid sequence MDIQTAEQKAASPQRDTALLVVAAAALIGSMFAFYFFESQFNALVRVLMLMAGAAVTLALAYQTRLGKTLWAYVVGSRVEIRKVVWPTRQESIQATLMVLVVVVVTALFFWGLDTALLWAVEMLTGRGS is encoded by the coding sequence ATGGATATTCAGACCGCTGAACAAAAAGCTGCTTCTCCCCAACGGGATACGGCGCTGCTGGTCGTCGCTGCGGCTGCGCTGATTGGCAGCATGTTTGCGTTCTATTTTTTTGAAAGCCAGTTCAATGCGCTTGTGCGCGTGCTGATGCTGATGGCCGGAGCGGCTGTTACGCTGGCGTTGGCGTATCAGACTCGCTTGGGCAAGACGCTCTGGGCCTATGTCGTCGGCTCGCGCGTTGAGATTCGCAAGGTCGTGTGGCCAACGCGTCAGGAAAGTATTCAAGCAACCTTGATGGTGTTGGTTGTGGTCGTGGTCACGGCGCTTTTCTTCTGGGGGTTGGATACGGCGCTGCTGTGGGCCGTTGAAATGCTCACAGGGCGGGGGAGCTGA
- a CDS encoding efflux RND transporter periplasmic adaptor subunit: MSLNRRLGWTCGVLALWVGSSLTWAQDAVLHTYKAGPALHAMAEPFEGRVEAVRQAVIAAQVAGAVVELGARVGDRVTANQVLLRLDAQAALQNAAAGDAQVRAAQAARDLAAADFTRQQRLYQQGYISQAAQERALAAYQATQATLHAQLAQARVAHAMRRHYEVRAPFAGVIAEVPVSVGDMALPGRALVTLYEPSALRVTAAVPQSVLGRLSTQAGARIELLNITGEGRQWLNAEGLQVLPTVDAMTHTVQLRAPMPVTVAGVKPGMFARLWLLSQPQAAGAASRVCVPHAAVVRRAEVNGLYVLNMQGQPMLRQVRLGRALEDCVEVLAGVAPAEQVVIDPQSAVRARWREADAQTGR; the protein is encoded by the coding sequence ATGAGCCTGAACCGTCGTCTTGGCTGGACTTGTGGGGTGCTCGCGCTGTGGGTCGGCAGTTCGCTGACCTGGGCGCAGGATGCGGTATTGCACACGTACAAGGCGGGGCCTGCGCTGCATGCGATGGCAGAGCCATTTGAAGGGCGGGTCGAGGCCGTCAGGCAGGCGGTGATTGCGGCTCAGGTCGCCGGTGCGGTGGTGGAGTTGGGCGCGCGCGTTGGCGACCGCGTGACTGCAAATCAGGTTTTGTTGCGGCTCGATGCGCAGGCGGCGCTGCAAAACGCCGCAGCCGGTGATGCACAAGTGCGCGCGGCGCAGGCAGCGCGGGATCTGGCCGCTGCGGACTTTACCCGGCAACAACGCCTGTACCAGCAAGGTTATATCAGTCAGGCTGCGCAGGAGCGTGCCCTCGCCGCCTATCAGGCGACGCAGGCGACACTGCATGCGCAACTTGCGCAGGCCAGGGTGGCGCATGCCATGAGGCGTCACTACGAAGTACGCGCGCCGTTTGCGGGGGTGATTGCCGAGGTGCCGGTGTCGGTGGGCGATATGGCTCTGCCAGGCCGTGCGCTGGTGACGCTGTATGAACCGAGTGCATTACGGGTGACGGCGGCTGTTCCGCAGTCGGTGCTGGGGCGGCTCTCGACCCAGGCAGGGGCGCGGATCGAGCTGCTGAATATCACCGGCGAAGGCCGTCAATGGTTGAACGCGGAAGGTCTGCAAGTGCTGCCGACCGTCGATGCGATGACGCACACGGTGCAATTGCGCGCGCCCATGCCTGTCACGGTTGCTGGGGTGAAGCCGGGGATGTTTGCGCGATTGTGGCTGCTGTCACAGCCGCAGGCAGCCGGTGCTGCGTCCAGGGTTTGTGTGCCGCATGCCGCGGTGGTTCGCCGAGCCGAGGTCAATGGGCTGTATGTGCTCAACATGCAGGGGCAACCGATGCTGCGCCAGGTGCGTCTGGGGCGCGCGCTGGAGGACTGTGTTGAAGTGTTGGCGGGTGTTGCCCCTGCAGAGCAGGTGGTGATTGATCCGCAATCTGCTGTGCGCGCGCGCTGGAGAGAGGCGGATGCACAGACAGGCAGATGA
- a CDS encoding efflux RND transporter permease subunit, with translation MHRQADDAGQGAMGVSGRIAGFFQQAQITPLLALLGLLLGLFAVGVTPREEEPQIDVTMAHVLIGFPGAAVGDVEQMVAVPAEQVLSQMLDVEHVMSVSQPGMALLTVQFKVGVTRTEALVRLYDTLQSHADWLPQGLGVLAPIVKPKGVDDVPIVTVTLFSSNAETGAFDLERVAHSIEAELKRVPGTREVSTIGGPGRAVMVHIDPLRMQGAGVTVAELRQTLQAANLGLPVGQLIAGNQQVALESGAFLRSAEEVADLIVGVPAGRPIFLRDVAQVSEGAPPPVNYVWHGAASEQGGVPTEYPAVTLEVTKKAGENAIDVANAVMRRVELLRNTLIPADVQVLETRNYGASANEKAQTLIKKLLFATASVVALVFFALGRREAAIVGCAVVLTLMLTLFASWAWGFTLNRVSLFALIFSIGILVDDAIVVVENIHRHQRLYPGRSLASIIPGAVNEVGGPTILATLTVIAALLPMAFVSGLMGPYMSPIPINASMGMLLSLAVAFVVTPWLARLWMKAGHSSAGDEMQIAGLTARLTPVFVRIFRPLLDESRGSRNRWLLGLGVGILIAGSLALPATGLVLLKMLPFDNKSEFQVIVDMPVGTPVEQTAAVLHELGAHLATLPEVTHYQAYAGTSAPINFNGLVRQYDLRRGGYVGDIQVNLVDKAARAEQSHALVMRLRPALQTIGARLGANVKVVEVPPGPPVLSPIVAEIYGPQASGREQVAQAVRAVFERTAGVVDVDDSTVAPAPRTLLRVDRRKAALAGVTQQAVVTTLRAGLAGEATTFLHDASKYPAAAVLQLAPELHGDLSALLQLSVRGAQGQLIPIGELVTQEPHSIEAPAYRKDLLPVTYVVADMAGALDSPLYGMFEMRDALSRIAAPNGGFLQEYFIRQPEDGLRDYALKWDGEWQITYETFRDMGLAYAVGLVLIYLLVVAHFGSYTTPLIIMAPIPLTLIGVMPGHALLGAQFTATSMIGMIALAGIIVRNSILLVDFINLQVRQGVEPGQAIVASAITRAQPILLTGLAAMLGALFILDDPIFNGLAISLIFGILVSTVLTLVVIPTLYFARDRRRLHVMTRADPGQITPKPNNLWTPDQGEGS, from the coding sequence ATGCACAGACAGGCAGATGACGCCGGGCAGGGCGCAATGGGCGTGTCAGGGCGTATTGCCGGCTTTTTCCAGCAGGCACAGATCACGCCGTTGCTGGCGCTGCTGGGCCTGTTGCTGGGTTTGTTTGCCGTGGGGGTGACGCCGCGTGAAGAAGAGCCGCAAATTGATGTGACGATGGCCCATGTGCTGATCGGGTTTCCGGGCGCGGCAGTGGGCGATGTCGAGCAGATGGTTGCGGTGCCTGCCGAGCAAGTGTTGAGCCAGATGCTGGATGTGGAGCATGTCATGTCGGTGTCGCAGCCCGGCATGGCGCTGTTGACTGTTCAATTCAAGGTTGGTGTGACCCGAACCGAGGCGCTGGTGCGGCTCTACGATACGTTGCAGTCCCATGCCGATTGGCTGCCGCAAGGGTTGGGTGTACTGGCGCCGATCGTCAAGCCCAAGGGGGTGGACGATGTGCCGATCGTGACTGTGACGCTGTTCAGTTCAAACGCCGAAACAGGGGCTTTTGATCTGGAGCGTGTTGCGCACAGTATTGAAGCTGAGCTCAAGCGCGTCCCCGGCACGCGTGAGGTCAGCACCATTGGAGGGCCCGGGCGCGCGGTGATGGTGCACATCGATCCTCTGCGGATGCAGGGTGCGGGTGTCACGGTTGCCGAACTGCGGCAGACGCTGCAGGCGGCTAACCTTGGTTTGCCGGTGGGACAGCTGATTGCCGGTAACCAGCAGGTTGCGCTGGAGTCGGGGGCTTTTTTGCGCAGCGCCGAGGAAGTGGCGGATCTGATCGTTGGCGTGCCTGCCGGCAGGCCGATTTTTTTGCGTGATGTGGCGCAGGTCAGCGAAGGCGCACCGCCTCCGGTGAACTATGTCTGGCATGGTGCTGCGAGCGAGCAGGGTGGCGTTCCGACGGAGTATCCGGCGGTGACGTTGGAGGTGACCAAAAAAGCAGGCGAAAACGCAATTGATGTGGCCAATGCGGTAATGCGGCGTGTCGAGCTGCTGCGTAACACCCTGATCCCTGCCGATGTACAGGTGCTGGAAACCCGTAACTACGGTGCGTCCGCCAACGAAAAGGCGCAGACGCTGATTAAAAAACTGCTGTTTGCGACGGCATCGGTTGTGGCGCTGGTCTTTTTTGCCCTGGGACGGCGTGAGGCTGCGATCGTCGGCTGCGCCGTTGTGCTGACGCTGATGCTGACGTTGTTTGCGTCCTGGGCATGGGGGTTCACGCTGAACCGGGTGTCGCTGTTTGCGCTGATATTTTCGATCGGGATTCTGGTGGACGATGCGATTGTCGTTGTTGAAAACATACACCGGCACCAGCGGCTGTATCCCGGTCGTTCACTGGCGTCGATCATTCCGGGGGCGGTCAATGAGGTTGGCGGCCCGACGATCCTGGCAACCCTGACGGTGATTGCGGCGTTGCTGCCGATGGCCTTTGTGAGCGGCTTGATGGGGCCGTACATGAGTCCGATCCCGATCAATGCCAGCATGGGGATGTTGCTGTCATTGGCGGTTGCGTTCGTGGTAACGCCGTGGCTGGCGCGGCTGTGGATGAAAGCCGGGCACTCGTCTGCCGGTGACGAGATGCAGATTGCGGGGCTGACGGCTCGGCTGACGCCGGTTTTTGTGCGGATTTTCAGACCGCTGCTGGATGAGTCGCGCGGTTCGCGCAATCGCTGGCTGCTGGGTCTGGGGGTCGGCATCCTGATTGCCGGATCGTTGGCGCTGCCGGCAACCGGGTTGGTGTTGCTGAAGATGTTGCCTTTCGACAACAAGTCCGAATTTCAGGTGATTGTCGATATGCCCGTCGGCACGCCGGTGGAGCAGACCGCTGCGGTGTTGCATGAGCTGGGTGCCCATCTGGCGACGTTGCCGGAAGTGACGCACTACCAGGCGTATGCCGGAACATCCGCGCCGATCAATTTCAATGGGCTGGTGCGCCAGTACGATCTGCGTCGTGGCGGTTATGTGGGCGATATCCAGGTCAACCTGGTGGACAAGGCGGCGCGCGCAGAGCAAAGCCATGCTTTGGTGATGCGGTTGCGGCCAGCATTGCAGACGATCGGCGCACGCTTGGGTGCCAACGTCAAAGTCGTCGAGGTTCCCCCGGGGCCGCCGGTGCTGTCGCCGATTGTGGCCGAGATCTATGGGCCGCAGGCAAGTGGCCGGGAACAGGTGGCGCAGGCGGTGCGCGCGGTGTTCGAGCGCACCGCAGGTGTGGTGGATGTGGATGACAGCACGGTTGCGCCCGCGCCCAGAACGCTGCTGCGGGTAGATCGACGCAAGGCGGCGCTTGCGGGCGTGACCCAGCAGGCGGTGGTGACCACGCTGCGTGCAGGGTTGGCTGGTGAAGCAACGACTTTCCTCCACGATGCCAGCAAGTATCCGGCTGCCGCTGTGCTGCAACTGGCGCCCGAACTGCATGGTGATCTCAGCGCGTTATTGCAATTGAGTGTGCGCGGCGCGCAGGGGCAGTTGATCCCGATTGGTGAGCTGGTTACGCAGGAGCCGCACAGTATCGAGGCACCGGCCTATCGAAAGGATCTGTTGCCGGTGACCTATGTGGTGGCGGACATGGCGGGGGCACTGGACAGCCCGCTCTACGGCATGTTCGAGATGCGCGACGCATTGAGCCGGATCGCTGCGCCAAACGGTGGTTTTCTGCAGGAATACTTTATTCGGCAGCCGGAGGATGGCTTGCGTGATTACGCACTCAAATGGGATGGAGAGTGGCAGATCACATATGAAACCTTCCGTGACATGGGGCTGGCATACGCCGTCGGACTGGTGCTGATTTATCTGCTGGTGGTGGCCCATTTCGGGTCGTATACCACCCCCCTGATCATCATGGCGCCGATTCCGTTGACCCTCATCGGGGTTATGCCGGGGCATGCCTTGCTGGGGGCGCAGTTCACTGCGACGAGCATGATCGGGATGATTGCACTGGCGGGCATCATTGTGCGCAATTCGATACTGCTGGTGGATTTCATCAATCTGCAGGTGCGTCAGGGCGTCGAACCTGGGCAGGCAATTGTGGCCTCGGCGATCACGCGCGCACAACCGATTCTGCTGACCGGTCTGGCCGCCATGCTGGGCGCGTTGTTCATCCTCGATGATCCGATCTTCAACGGCCTGGCGATCTCGCTGATATTCGGGATTCTGGTGTCAACAGTTCTGACGCTGGTGGTGATCCCGACACTTTATTTCGCCCGCGACCGGAGGCGGTTGCACGTCATGACGCGTGCCGATCCGGGGCAGATAACCCCAAAGCCCAACAATTTATGGACCCCCGATCAAGGAGAAGGATCATGA
- a CDS encoding FTR1 family protein, giving the protein MTWQLLDYIGVDYPGAVEEGQVVDQMEYAEQQEFAQTVTARIGALPVHAAQSELLAQAARLQQVIDQKADAAEVAGLAHGLADKLLAAYPVPLAPKTVPDLVQGARDYAQHCAACHGAAGDGQGPLAASLDIPPIDFTETARARQRSVFALYQVITQGLDGTPMAGYPQLSDEQRWALALVSGGFAYTPEQVAEGQRRWQSDDQLRGQIADLQALAGLTPAALQAQLGEAQGAAVMAFLRSHPQVLLQARANSLTVVRERLAASVEAVQAGDRKQATTLALSAYLDGFEPYEPALRARDAVLVAEIEAAMLHYRAALQKNADAEQLQKQRVALDELLGRAEALLADEGGDAVSVFIGAATILLREGLEALLIVIAMIAFLRKAERTQVIGYVHGGWVSALVAGFLTWVAATWMINISGASRELMEGFGSLLAAVVLLSVGVWMHGKAQAGQWQRYIREKMSKALSGRSAWLLFGLAFIVVYREVFETILFYAALSAQGNQGALLGGALTASVVLAVVAWLMLRYSRTLPISEFFRYSAWLMAILTVVLAGKGMAALQEAGWVGVTPLAWMPRADFFGVTPTLETTATQVLMAALVIIGFVWNQRAATRIGDGTGQSGR; this is encoded by the coding sequence ATGACCTGGCAATTGCTGGATTACATCGGGGTTGATTATCCCGGTGCGGTCGAAGAAGGGCAGGTCGTCGATCAGATGGAGTACGCCGAGCAGCAGGAGTTTGCACAGACAGTGACCGCGCGGATCGGGGCATTGCCGGTGCATGCTGCGCAGTCCGAGCTGTTGGCGCAGGCCGCGCGGCTGCAGCAGGTGATTGATCAAAAAGCTGACGCCGCAGAAGTTGCCGGGTTGGCGCATGGTTTGGCAGACAAGCTGTTGGCTGCTTATCCGGTGCCGCTGGCGCCTAAAACGGTGCCGGATCTGGTGCAGGGCGCGCGCGATTATGCGCAGCACTGCGCGGCTTGCCATGGTGCTGCGGGCGATGGGCAAGGTCCGCTGGCAGCCAGTCTGGATATTCCGCCGATCGACTTTACCGAGACTGCGCGCGCGCGCCAGCGCAGCGTGTTTGCGTTGTATCAGGTGATCACCCAGGGGCTGGATGGCACGCCGATGGCGGGATATCCGCAGTTGTCGGATGAGCAGCGCTGGGCACTTGCGCTGGTCTCGGGTGGATTTGCGTATACCCCGGAACAGGTCGCTGAAGGGCAGCGGCGCTGGCAGAGCGATGATCAATTGCGCGGACAGATTGCCGATTTGCAGGCTTTGGCGGGTTTGACGCCCGCCGCGCTGCAAGCACAGCTCGGAGAAGCGCAGGGTGCGGCGGTGATGGCGTTCTTGCGCAGCCACCCACAAGTTCTGCTGCAGGCGCGCGCGAACTCGCTGACCGTGGTGCGCGAGCGGCTGGCGGCCAGCGTGGAGGCGGTGCAGGCGGGGGATCGCAAGCAGGCGACAACGCTGGCGCTGTCGGCTTATCTGGATGGTTTTGAGCCGTATGAGCCGGCGCTGCGCGCGCGCGATGCGGTGCTGGTGGCGGAAATCGAAGCGGCAATGCTGCACTACCGTGCTGCGCTGCAAAAAAATGCAGATGCCGAACAATTGCAGAAACAACGCGTAGCCCTGGATGAGTTGCTGGGGCGTGCCGAGGCTTTGCTGGCCGATGAAGGCGGTGATGCGGTTTCGGTATTCATCGGCGCAGCGACCATTTTGCTGCGTGAAGGGCTGGAGGCGCTGCTGATTGTCATCGCGATGATCGCCTTTCTGCGCAAGGCCGAACGCACGCAAGTCATCGGATATGTGCATGGCGGCTGGGTCAGCGCGCTGGTGGCCGGATTCCTGACCTGGGTTGCTGCAACATGGATGATCAATATCAGCGGTGCCAGCCGTGAGTTGATGGAAGGCTTCGGCTCGTTGCTGGCGGCGGTCGTGCTGCTGTCGGTTGGCGTGTGGATGCATGGCAAAGCGCAGGCAGGGCAATGGCAACGCTATATCCGCGAAAAAATGTCCAAGGCACTGTCGGGACGCTCGGCCTGGTTGCTGTTCGGTCTGGCCTTCATCGTTGTGTACCGGGAGGTTTTTGAAACCATCTTGTTCTATGCCGCGCTCAGTGCGCAGGGCAACCAAGGCGCGCTGCTGGGTGGGGCATTGACGGCCAGTGTGGTGCTGGCGGTTGTTGCATGGCTGATGCTGCGCTATAGCCGGACATTGCCAATCAGTGAGTTTTTCCGTTACAGCGCGTGGCTGATGGCGATTCTGACCGTGGTGTTGGCGGGCAAAGGCATGGCGGCGCTGCAGGAGGCAGGCTGGGTCGGGGTTACGCCGTTGGCATGGATGCCGCGCGCGGACTTTTTCGGTGTGACGCCAACACTGGAAACCACAGCAACACAGGTCTTGATGGCCGCTTTGGTGATCATCGGCTTTGTCTGGAATCAGCGGGCGGCCACCCGTATCGGTGACGGGACGGGGCAGTCGGGTCGTTGA
- a CDS encoding PLP-dependent aspartate aminotransferase family protein yields the protein MKTDPAALPGLSTLCIHGGEARDAQGALTVPLYNHTTFGFESTQALLDVINGRAPGNLYTRYGMNPTIRAVEAKLALIEGAEATLLMGSGMAAESATLLGLCQAGDHIVCVGDVYGGTYALMAEQLPRLGINTTFLMGDERARVAQALQANTRVVYFETPSNPNLDVLDIAAIAAAAKAGGALTVVDNTFASPVNQLPLQWGADVVVQSATKFLGGHSDLTGGVIAARQALIDRIAPWRKNLGQIMAPDVAFLLARSLRTLTVRVRQQNANAQQIAEFLSAHAKVLKVNYPGLASSPTHAIAAKQMRGFGGMVSFVFDGDAVQTSAMVDRLRLIALAPSLGGVESLATQPVTTTHHDMAVKERLKRGIVDGLVRLSIGLEDVDDLIADLQQALA from the coding sequence ATGAAAACTGATCCCGCTGCTTTGCCGGGCCTGTCCACGCTGTGTATCCACGGCGGGGAAGCGCGCGATGCCCAGGGTGCGCTGACGGTGCCGTTGTATAACCACACCACGTTTGGGTTTGAATCCACGCAGGCGCTTTTGGATGTGATCAACGGGCGCGCGCCGGGTAATTTGTATACCCGTTATGGCATGAATCCGACGATCCGTGCGGTTGAGGCCAAGCTGGCGTTGATCGAGGGGGCCGAGGCGACGCTGTTGATGGGTTCGGGCATGGCGGCAGAATCGGCCACCCTGCTGGGGCTGTGCCAAGCGGGTGATCACATCGTTTGCGTGGGCGATGTTTACGGCGGCACTTATGCGTTGATGGCGGAGCAGTTGCCCCGGCTGGGGATCAATACCACGTTTTTAATGGGGGATGAGCGCGCGCGCGTGGCGCAGGCGCTGCAAGCCAATACCCGGGTGGTGTATTTCGAGACGCCGAGCAATCCCAATTTGGACGTGCTGGACATTGCCGCAATTGCTGCGGCGGCCAAGGCGGGCGGGGCGCTGACGGTGGTGGACAATACCTTTGCCTCGCCGGTGAATCAGTTGCCGCTGCAATGGGGTGCCGATGTGGTGGTGCAAAGCGCAACCAAGTTTTTGGGCGGCCACAGCGATTTGACCGGCGGCGTGATTGCGGCACGGCAGGCATTGATTGACCGCATTGCGCCGTGGCGAAAAAACCTGGGGCAGATCATGGCGCCGGATGTGGCGTTTTTACTCGCGCGCAGTCTGCGCACGCTGACGGTGCGGGTGCGCCAGCAAAACGCCAATGCCCAGCAAATCGCCGAGTTTTTAAGCGCGCACGCCAAAGTGCTCAAGGTGAATTATCCGGGGCTTGCGTCGTCGCCCACGCACGCGATTGCAGCAAAACAGATGCGTGGTTTTGGCGGGATGGTGAGTTTCGTTTTTGATGGCGATGCGGTGCAGACCAGTGCGATGGTCGATCGGCTCAGGCTCATTGCCCTGGCGCCGAGTCTGGGCGGCGTGGAAAGCTTGGCCACGCAGCCGGTGACCACCACACATCACGACATGGCGGTCAAAGAGCGGCTCAAGCGCGGCATTGTCGATGGTCTGGTGCGGTTATCCATCGGGCTGGAGGATGTGGATGACTTGATTGCAGATTTGCAGCAGGCATTGGCGTGA
- the tuf gene encoding elongation factor Tu — protein MSKEKFERKKPHVNVGTIGHVDHGKTTTTAALTKVSADKYGTNYVPYDQVAKASESQGRRDATKILTIATSHVEYETDNRHYAHVDCPGHADFVKNMITGAAQMDGAILVVSAVDGPMPQTREHVLLAKQVNVPKIVVWLNKCDLVEDEELLDLVEMEVRDLLSKYDFDGDNTPVIRGSATKAIAGEPEWVAKLEELYNAIDTWIPEPERETDKPFLLPIEDVFSISGRGTVVTGRIERGVVKVGEEVEIVGIRDTAKTTVTGVEMFRKLLDQGQAGDNVGILLRGTKKEDVERGQVLCKPGSIKPHSKFNGEVYVLTKEEGGRHTPFFKGYRPQFYFRTTDVTGSIEFEQEMVMPGDNVQMTVELINPIAMEDGVRFAIREGGRTVGAGVVTKILA, from the coding sequence ATGTCGAAGGAAAAATTTGAACGCAAGAAGCCGCACGTTAACGTGGGGACCATTGGTCACGTGGATCATGGCAAGACCACGACGACGGCGGCGCTGACGAAGGTGTCGGCTGACAAGTACGGCACCAACTACGTGCCCTACGACCAGGTTGCCAAGGCCTCTGAATCGCAAGGGCGTCGTGACGCCACCAAGATTCTGACGATCGCGACCTCGCACGTTGAGTACGAAACAGACAACCGCCACTATGCGCACGTTGACTGCCCGGGTCACGCCGACTTTGTCAAGAACATGATCACCGGCGCAGCCCAGATGGACGGCGCAATTCTGGTGGTGTCTGCTGTTGACGGCCCGATGCCGCAAACGCGCGAACACGTCCTGCTGGCCAAGCAGGTCAACGTGCCCAAGATCGTCGTCTGGCTCAACAAATGCGATCTGGTTGAAGACGAAGAACTGCTCGACCTGGTCGAAATGGAAGTCCGCGACCTGCTCAGCAAATACGACTTTGACGGCGACAACACCCCGGTCATCCGCGGCAGTGCCACCAAAGCCATTGCCGGCGAACCGGAATGGGTTGCCAAGCTCGAAGAGCTGTACAACGCCATCGACACCTGGATCCCCGAACCGGAACGCGAAACCGACAAACCCTTCCTGCTGCCGATCGAAGACGTTTTCTCGATTTCGGGTCGCGGCACGGTCGTCACCGGCCGTATCGAACGTGGCGTCGTCAAGGTAGGCGAAGAAGTCGAAATCGTCGGCATTCGTGACACCGCCAAGACCACCGTCACCGGCGTCGAAATGTTCCGCAAACTGCTCGACCAAGGCCAGGCAGGCGACAACGTCGGCATTTTGCTGCGCGGCACCAAGAAAGAAGACGTTGAGCGCGGGCAGGTCCTGTGCAAGCCCGGCAGTATCAAGCCGCACAGCAAATTCAACGGCGAAGTCTATGTGCTGACCAAAGAAGAAGGCGGGCGCCACACCCCATTCTTCAAAGGCTATCGTCCGCAGTTCTACTTCCGTACCACCGACGTGACCGGCTCGATTGAATTCGAGCAGGAAATGGTCATGCCGGGTGACAACGTGCAGATGACGGTTGAACTGATCAACCCGATTGCCATGGAAGATGGCGTGCGCTTTGCGATTCGTGAAGGTGGCCGCACGGTTGGTGCAGGCGTCGTCACCAAGATTCTCGCCTGA
- a CDS encoding DUF2892 domain-containing protein, with protein sequence MTSWRLVRVFAGFFILLSLALGVSASPFFVSQWWLALTVFVGLNLLQSGLTGWCLLESMLRRMGARNGV encoded by the coding sequence ATGACATCCTGGCGGCTCGTGCGTGTTTTTGCAGGCTTTTTCATTTTGCTGTCGCTGGCGCTTGGCGTTTCCGCCAGTCCGTTTTTTGTCAGTCAATGGTGGCTTGCCTTGACTGTATTTGTCGGGCTGAACCTGCTGCAAAGTGGACTGACCGGCTGGTGCCTGCTGGAGTCCATGCTGCGCAGGATGGGTGCTCGCAACGGCGTTTGA
- a CDS encoding TolC family protein — protein sequence MKKGLAGCVQAGVLGVLLALPAVQVWALGLLETWQWVVEHDQAYAAARQLQQTAQPQRDQAAALWKPMLSVTGSLGIATDEVAMHGAQFSAPAFGQSTDVGFTTSVTNGTATQWALTAAQPLYNPRRSTERQQLFKSADLVDLQWQQDKQALMLRTVERYFDSALADVAVQVYGRQLEAVQKAAEEVMERFRLGDVAVTDTHEAQARAATLRAQWLTADHAAWLKRQSLADSTGLPPEAVQARLPVRRVGSAETLQPLEHWLEIARIDNLQIRSQKMAAEVASRQVDKQRPTAGMSVDVVAQVGRDRLHGQGDFGSASNTRMQRMIGLQMRMPLYTGGYRSALQAQAQAEARQAWLQLEHLREQVMQQVRRAWLGLSIGRARVGALEAALKANLSRRDATRLGREVGERTTLDLLDAENEVAASRLALLQGRIEDVTYRLQLTALIGQLDESALGALDERLAAEPID from the coding sequence ATGAAAAAAGGCCTCGCTGGATGCGTGCAGGCAGGTGTGCTGGGTGTGCTGCTGGCGCTGCCTGCAGTGCAGGTCTGGGCGCTGGGGTTGCTGGAAACCTGGCAATGGGTCGTCGAGCATGATCAGGCGTATGCCGCTGCACGGCAGCTCCAGCAGACCGCACAGCCACAGCGGGATCAGGCGGCTGCGTTGTGGAAGCCGATGCTGAGCGTGACCGGCTCGCTGGGCATTGCCACTGATGAGGTGGCGATGCACGGTGCACAGTTCTCTGCCCCTGCCTTTGGTCAATCCACCGATGTGGGGTTTACGACATCGGTGACCAACGGCACCGCTACGCAATGGGCGCTGACCGCTGCGCAGCCGCTCTACAATCCACGCCGCAGCACCGAGCGGCAGCAGTTGTTCAAATCCGCTGATCTGGTGGATTTACAGTGGCAGCAGGACAAGCAGGCGCTGATGTTGCGTACTGTAGAACGTTACTTTGACTCGGCATTGGCTGATGTCGCTGTACAGGTTTACGGTCGTCAGCTTGAGGCTGTGCAAAAAGCCGCAGAGGAAGTCATGGAGCGTTTCAGGCTCGGTGATGTTGCCGTCACCGATACCCACGAAGCACAGGCGCGCGCGGCAACGTTGCGCGCGCAGTGGCTGACGGCAGATCACGCAGCCTGGCTCAAACGTCAATCGCTGGCAGATAGCACCGGGCTGCCCCCTGAGGCTGTACAGGCCCGGTTGCCGGTGCGCCGGGTTGGCAGTGCCGAGACGCTGCAACCGCTGGAACATTGGCTTGAGATCGCGCGCATCGACAACCTGCAAATACGCAGCCAGAAGATGGCTGCCGAAGTGGCCAGCCGCCAGGTCGATAAGCAACGCCCTACGGCGGGCATGAGTGTCGATGTGGTTGCGCAGGTTGGCCGTGATCGTCTGCATGGCCAGGGTGACTTTGGATCGGCCAGCAACACCCGGATGCAGCGGATGATCGGTTTGCAGATGCGGATGCCTTTATATACCGGCGGCTACCGCAGTGCCTTGCAGGCACAGGCGCAAGCCGAGGCGCGGCAGGCCTGGTTGCAACTGGAACATCTGCGTGAACAAGTGATGCAGCAAGTGCGGCGAGCTTGGCTGGGCTTGAGTATTGGGCGCGCGCGCGTGGGGGCACTGGAAGCGGCGCTCAAGGCGAATCTGTCGCGGCGCGATGCCACGCGGCTTGGGCGCGAAGTGGGCGAGCGGACTACGCTTGATCTGCTGGATGCCGAAAATGAGGTGGCGGCCAGCCGGTTGGCGCTGCTGCAAGGACGGATTGAAGATGTGACTTATCGATTGCAACTGACTGCATTGATTGGACAATTGGACGAGTCTGCGTTGGGCGCGCTCGATGAACGCCTGGCGGCTGAGCCGATTGATTGA